A single window of Flagellimonas maritima DNA harbors:
- a CDS encoding NAD(P)H-dependent flavin oxidoreductase, translating to MDQNKITQLFGIKYPIIQGGMVWTSGWRLASAVSNAGGLGLLGAGSMYPNVLKEHIEKCQKATDRPFGVNVPMLYPNIEELMEIILKRGVKIVFTSAGNPKTWTNYLQGHGITVAHVVSSVKFALKAEDAGVDAVVAEGFEAGGHNGRDETTTMVLIPSVKERIQIPLMAAGGIATGRAMLAAMVLGADGVQVGSRFAASIEGSSHNLFKEQIVNAKEGDTHLTLKELAPVRLLKNKFYNDIQEAYSKGASTEDLKNLLGRARAKRGMFEGDMVEGELEIGQVSGLIHEIKPASEIVDDLILEFNKAKEEIRNL from the coding sequence AATAAAATATCCCATCATACAGGGCGGAATGGTTTGGACCAGTGGATGGCGATTGGCATCTGCGGTTTCAAATGCAGGTGGATTGGGCTTGCTGGGAGCGGGCAGTATGTATCCTAATGTGTTGAAAGAGCATATTGAAAAGTGTCAAAAGGCAACCGACAGACCTTTTGGTGTAAACGTTCCCATGTTGTATCCCAATATTGAGGAGTTAATGGAAATCATCTTAAAAAGAGGAGTTAAGATAGTTTTTACATCGGCGGGTAATCCAAAAACCTGGACCAATTATTTGCAAGGCCACGGAATTACGGTCGCACATGTGGTGAGCAGTGTAAAATTTGCACTAAAAGCCGAAGATGCAGGAGTGGATGCGGTAGTTGCCGAAGGGTTTGAAGCTGGAGGTCACAACGGAAGGGACGAAACCACAACCATGGTCCTGATTCCATCGGTTAAAGAGAGGATACAGATTCCATTGATGGCCGCAGGCGGAATCGCGACCGGTCGTGCCATGCTGGCCGCTATGGTCTTAGGAGCTGACGGTGTTCAGGTGGGAAGTCGTTTTGCTGCCAGCATTGAAGGTTCATCGCATAATCTGTTCAAGGAACAGATTGTAAACGCAAAGGAAGGAGATACACATTTGACCTTAAAGGAACTTGCACCTGTGCGTTTGCTCAAGAATAAATTCTATAACGATATACAGGAAGCTTATTCAAAAGGAGCTTCAACCGAGGATTTAAAAAACCTATTGGGAAGGGCAAGGGCGAAACGGGGTATGTTCGAGGGCGATATGGTCGAAGGAGAACTGGAAATTGGACAAGTTTCAGGTTTGATTCACGAGATCAAGCCAGCTTCAGAAATTGTCGATGATTTGATTTTGGAATTCAATAAGGCCAAAGAAGAAATCAGGAATTTATAA